Proteins encoded within one genomic window of Acidobacteriota bacterium:
- a CDS encoding valine--tRNA ligase, producing MEIPKQFDPKECEERIYAQWEREGRFKANPDSGKPPYVIVIPPPNVTGALHTGHAMFVTLQDILVRWKRMQGFDALWLPGTDHAGIATQMVVSKEIEKKGMNRLELGREAFVEKVWEWRREKGDTILLQLRRLGASCDWSRTRFTLDADLSRAVRKAFVDLYAEGLIYRGEYMVNWCPKCGTALSDLEVEHADTRGKLWYIRYPASDGGEGVVVATTRPETMLGDTGVAVHPEDPRYAGLVGRSVVLPLVGRRIPVVADAMVDRAFGTGAVKITPSHDPNDFEAGRRHGLARVAVIGLDGRMTREAGEAFAGLDRYAARKAVLARLEAEGLVVKVDVHAHAVGHCQRCDTVVEPAVSTQWFLKIEPLAGPARKAVEDGEIRIIPDHWKKVYLNWMSEIHDWCISRQLWWGHRIPAFSCGSCGKSAGVDDPERRLVSMEDLQACPYCGGAVRQDPDVLDTWFSSQLWPFSTLGWPDRTRDLERYYPTTVMETGYDILFFWVARMIMAGLKFTGRAPFRDVFLHGLVRDARGRKMSKTLGNVIDPLELIDAYGADAVRFTLAILCVPGTDVALDPKRMEGYRAFANKLWNAGRYVLMQTGDAVPAEPAGADLSLWDRWILEELDRTAAQVDASLSEFRFYEAADALYHFVWHRYCDWYVEVSKVGLSPSAPPARREATRYVLFQVLDGVLRLLHPFMPFLTEALWEKMPGRTSPLVSADYLRPSGRVSSEGEAVEALRDLVTQIRTLRTEQGLPPGQALALHAVPLDASAARWLDGSARGEVAALARLGAVHVSDVPPEGDGWLPGVALRYRFYLERPAAQKDTAGEAERLRAELKKAAAERDKFAAKLGNPAFVEKAPPEVVAKNRAILEDYERKVRETEALLANLED from the coding sequence ATGGAAATTCCGAAGCAGTTCGATCCCAAGGAATGCGAGGAGCGGATCTACGCCCAGTGGGAGCGGGAGGGCCGCTTCAAGGCAAACCCGGATTCCGGCAAACCGCCCTACGTCATCGTCATCCCCCCTCCCAACGTGACCGGCGCCCTGCACACGGGCCACGCCATGTTCGTTACCCTCCAGGACATCCTCGTCCGGTGGAAGCGCATGCAGGGCTTTGACGCCCTCTGGCTCCCGGGGACCGACCATGCGGGCATCGCCACCCAGATGGTGGTCAGCAAGGAAATCGAGAAAAAGGGCATGAACCGCCTGGAGCTCGGGCGGGAGGCCTTCGTGGAGAAGGTCTGGGAGTGGCGGAGGGAGAAGGGGGATACCATCCTGCTCCAGCTTCGGCGCCTGGGGGCTTCCTGCGACTGGAGCCGGACGCGGTTCACGCTCGATGCGGACCTTTCCCGAGCGGTCCGGAAGGCCTTCGTGGACCTCTACGCCGAGGGCCTCATCTACCGCGGCGAATACATGGTGAACTGGTGCCCGAAGTGCGGCACGGCCCTCTCGGATCTTGAGGTGGAACACGCCGATACCCGGGGCAAGCTGTGGTACATCCGCTACCCCGCCTCCGATGGCGGGGAGGGCGTCGTGGTGGCGACGACCCGGCCCGAGACCATGCTGGGAGATACGGGCGTGGCGGTCCACCCGGAGGACCCCCGCTACGCGGGCCTCGTGGGGCGCTCCGTGGTCCTTCCCCTGGTGGGGCGGCGCATTCCCGTCGTGGCCGATGCCATGGTGGATCGGGCCTTCGGGACCGGCGCCGTGAAGATCACGCCCTCTCACGACCCCAACGACTTCGAGGCGGGACGGCGGCACGGACTCGCACGGGTGGCGGTGATCGGGCTCGACGGAAGGATGACGCGGGAAGCGGGAGAGGCGTTCGCCGGGCTGGATCGGTATGCGGCCCGAAAGGCCGTCCTGGCCCGTTTGGAGGCCGAGGGGCTCGTGGTCAAGGTGGACGTCCACGCCCACGCCGTCGGCCACTGCCAGCGTTGCGACACGGTCGTGGAGCCCGCCGTTTCCACCCAGTGGTTCCTGAAGATCGAGCCCCTGGCCGGACCGGCGAGGAAGGCCGTGGAGGACGGTGAGATCCGGATCATTCCGGACCACTGGAAAAAGGTCTACCTGAACTGGATGAGCGAGATCCACGACTGGTGCATCTCCCGACAGCTCTGGTGGGGACACCGGATTCCGGCCTTCTCGTGCGGATCCTGCGGCAAGTCCGCCGGGGTGGACGATCCGGAACGCCGGCTCGTTTCCATGGAAGACCTCCAGGCCTGCCCCTACTGCGGTGGGGCGGTGCGGCAGGACCCCGATGTTCTCGACACCTGGTTCTCGAGCCAGCTCTGGCCCTTCTCCACCCTCGGCTGGCCCGACCGAACGCGAGATCTGGAGCGGTATTACCCCACGACGGTCATGGAGACGGGCTACGACATCCTGTTCTTCTGGGTGGCCCGAATGATCATGGCCGGGCTCAAGTTCACGGGGCGGGCTCCCTTCCGCGACGTCTTCCTCCACGGGCTCGTGCGGGACGCCCGCGGAAGGAAGATGAGCAAGACCCTGGGCAACGTCATCGACCCCCTGGAACTCATCGACGCCTACGGCGCCGATGCCGTGCGCTTCACTCTCGCGATCCTCTGCGTTCCGGGCACCGACGTGGCGCTGGATCCGAAGCGCATGGAGGGCTACCGGGCCTTCGCCAACAAGCTCTGGAACGCGGGCCGATACGTCCTGATGCAGACCGGTGACGCCGTTCCGGCCGAGCCGGCGGGTGCGGACCTGTCCCTATGGGACCGCTGGATCCTGGAGGAACTGGACCGAACCGCGGCCCAGGTGGACGCCTCCCTTTCCGAATTCCGCTTCTACGAGGCGGCCGACGCCCTGTACCACTTCGTTTGGCACCGCTACTGCGACTGGTACGTGGAAGTGTCCAAGGTGGGCCTGTCCCCCTCGGCTCCCCCGGCCCGGCGGGAGGCCACCCGGTACGTCCTGTTCCAGGTCCTGGACGGGGTCCTCCGCCTCCTCCATCCCTTCATGCCCTTCCTCACGGAAGCCCTCTGGGAAAAGATGCCAGGACGAACGTCCCCTCTCGTCTCGGCGGACTACCTGCGGCCGAGCGGGCGGGTGTCCTCGGAGGGGGAGGCCGTCGAAGCCCTGAGGGACCTCGTCACGCAGATCCGGACGCTCCGGACCGAACAAGGGCTTCCACCGGGTCAGGCGCTGGCCCTGCACGCCGTGCCCCTCGATGCCTCCGCGGCCCGGTGGCTCGATGGGTCCGCCCGAGGGGAGGTGGCCGCCCTCGCCCGGCTGGGAGCGGTGCATGTGAGCGATGTCCCCCCCGAAGGCGACGGTTGGCTCCCGGGAGTGGCTCTGAGGTACCGGTTCTATCTGGAACGCCCCGCCGCCCAGAAGGACACGGCGGGGGAGGCGGAGAGGTTGAGGGCCGAACTCAAGAAGGCCGCCGCGGAGCGGGACAAATTCGCCGCCAAGCTCGGAAACCCGGCCTTCGTGGAAAAAGCCCCCCCTGAGGTGGTCGCGAAGAACCGGGCCATCCTGGAGGATTACGAGCGGAAGGTCCGGGAGACCGAGGCCCTCCTTGCGAATCTGGAGGATTGA
- a CDS encoding chemotaxis protein CheW gives MNGALLISVGSRRLSVPLAAVEAIVPWKAPLELPHGQSWLAGLLPRRGEAVPVLNPAETLGAAEESPEVLLLMRLHGRPLALPGREPRRWEGISPAEGGAGADPLDVEALYSACGLR, from the coding sequence GTGAACGGCGCGCTCCTCATCTCGGTGGGGTCCCGGCGGCTTTCCGTGCCGCTGGCCGCGGTGGAGGCCATCGTCCCCTGGAAGGCGCCTCTGGAGCTCCCCCACGGCCAGTCCTGGCTGGCGGGTCTCCTGCCCCGCCGGGGGGAGGCGGTCCCCGTCCTGAATCCGGCGGAGACCCTCGGCGCTGCGGAGGAATCTCCGGAGGTTCTGCTTCTGATGAGGCTCCACGGCCGCCCCCTGGCCCTACCGGGGAGGGAGCCGAGGCGATGGGAAGGGATTTCGCCCGCCGAGGGCGGAGCCGGGGCCGACCCCCTGGACGTCGAGGCGCTTTACAGTGCCTGCGGCCTTCGGTAG
- a CDS encoding M1 family metallopeptidase, with translation MIAFRWLVPLAFLSVSVLGSPPPDAGSCRPEVRAFREAEMARAARRIEALSHPEKYGVQPSQDLDILETHLDLFVDPENEHVSGTVTLTFVPTATLARLDLRLHRALSLGGTALDGSAVAFRRKKDKVSVDFSPPLAAGKAHALAVSYSGRPQVTGTLGGGMFFSRHDGVASATTLSEPFDSFAWWPCVDDLADKSLARIDLTVPPGMVGASNGSLADVEPNPDGTTTYRWVESYPISNYLISANVTNYSQFGDLYTALDGITTMPLQHFVYPEDLHRALVNFSVIPEMITFMAQMCGEYPFLGEKYGMVAFPWGGGMEHQTLTSVGDRFVGGSGSYGELYLHELAHQWWGDDVTCGTWNDVWLNEGFATYFEALWLAREENIPMGRAMAYFDDGQYDGYLRGSPYLRNGNTAFADTGAIYDKGAWVLHMLRRVVGDGAFFDALRAYRAAHAYGNATTEDLRAAFEGEWGGDLSWFFDQWVYTVKRPIYRLRWSQEAGASSGFRVVVTLEQRQPHKVARRTTRRDVYLMPLDLILHFEDGTSEIRTVWNDQRVQSFDFDVPKAVASVGLDEENYVLKVLQ, from the coding sequence ATGATTGCCTTTCGGTGGCTCGTACCGCTCGCCTTCCTGTCCGTTTCCGTCCTGGGGTCTCCCCCGCCGGACGCGGGCTCCTGCCGTCCGGAGGTCCGGGCCTTCCGGGAAGCGGAGATGGCGCGGGCGGCAAGACGGATCGAGGCCCTCTCCCACCCGGAAAAATACGGAGTTCAGCCCAGCCAGGACCTGGACATCCTCGAAACCCACCTGGACCTCTTCGTGGACCCCGAGAACGAGCACGTCTCCGGGACCGTCACCCTCACTTTCGTGCCCACGGCGACCCTCGCCCGGCTCGATCTGCGCCTGCACCGGGCCCTTTCCCTGGGGGGAACGGCCCTGGATGGGAGCGCCGTCGCCTTCCGGCGGAAGAAGGACAAGGTCTCGGTGGACTTTTCCCCTCCCCTGGCCGCGGGCAAGGCCCACGCCCTGGCCGTTTCCTACTCCGGGAGGCCCCAGGTCACCGGCACGCTCGGAGGGGGCATGTTCTTTTCGCGCCACGATGGAGTCGCTTCCGCCACGACCCTCTCGGAGCCCTTCGACTCATTCGCGTGGTGGCCGTGCGTGGACGACCTCGCGGACAAATCGCTGGCTCGAATCGACCTCACGGTCCCGCCGGGCATGGTGGGCGCGTCCAACGGCAGCCTGGCCGACGTGGAGCCGAATCCCGACGGCACGACCACCTACCGGTGGGTCGAGTCCTATCCCATTTCCAACTACCTCATCTCGGCCAACGTCACCAATTACTCCCAATTCGGGGATCTGTATACGGCCCTGGATGGGATCACCACCATGCCCCTCCAGCACTTCGTCTATCCGGAGGACCTCCACCGGGCCTTGGTGAACTTCTCCGTGATTCCCGAGATGATCACGTTCATGGCTCAGATGTGCGGAGAATACCCCTTTCTAGGGGAAAAGTACGGCATGGTTGCCTTCCCGTGGGGCGGGGGGATGGAACACCAGACCCTCACCAGCGTGGGCGATCGCTTCGTGGGCGGGTCCGGATCCTACGGCGAACTCTATCTGCACGAACTGGCCCACCAGTGGTGGGGCGACGACGTCACCTGCGGAACCTGGAACGACGTCTGGCTCAACGAGGGCTTCGCCACCTACTTCGAGGCCCTCTGGCTCGCGAGGGAGGAGAATATCCCCATGGGCCGCGCCATGGCCTATTTCGATGACGGCCAGTACGATGGCTACCTCCGGGGAAGCCCCTACCTTCGAAACGGGAACACGGCCTTCGCGGACACCGGCGCCATCTACGACAAGGGCGCCTGGGTGCTTCACATGCTCCGCCGCGTCGTGGGGGACGGGGCCTTCTTCGACGCCCTGCGCGCCTACCGTGCGGCCCACGCCTATGGAAACGCGACCACGGAAGACCTCCGGGCTGCCTTCGAGGGCGAGTGGGGAGGGGACCTTTCCTGGTTCTTCGACCAGTGGGTCTATACGGTCAAGCGCCCCATTTACCGGCTTCGCTGGAGCCAGGAGGCGGGGGCGTCCTCCGGATTCAGGGTCGTCGTCACGCTGGAACAGAGACAGCCCCACAAGGTCGCCCGGAGAACCACCCGGCGGGACGTCTATCTGATGCCGCTGGACCTGATCCTTCACTTCGAGGACGGCACCTCGGAAATCCGGACGGTCTGGAACGACCAGAGGGTCCAGTCCTTCGACTTCGACGTGCCCAAGGCCGTCGCCTCCGTGGGTCTCGATGAGGAGAACTACGTTCTGAAGGTCCTCCAGTAG
- a CDS encoding DnaJ domain-containing protein yields MNSGRTFYEVLGVAPQASQAEIVRVFREVVRERHPDRFVEPEKKREAEAFLKEVTEAFNTLCRPHLRAKYDESIRESETKAVMKPAAEQVRELVQAGKVRYRQGDPSGALACFDHALRIDAENAEALFNAGMVRLKNPRWRAQGSVQVEAAIERDPFAVAYVTAYAQFLLENGQNLRAQRLLETALETNRDDEKLLLLLEKARGGKPGAGFSLFGKK; encoded by the coding sequence ATGAACTCGGGGAGAACATTTTACGAGGTTCTCGGCGTCGCGCCCCAGGCCAGCCAGGCCGAGATCGTTCGGGTGTTCCGGGAGGTCGTGAGGGAGAGGCATCCGGACCGGTTCGTGGAGCCGGAAAAGAAGCGGGAGGCCGAGGCCTTCCTCAAAGAGGTCACGGAGGCCTTCAACACCCTCTGCCGGCCCCACTTGAGGGCCAAATACGACGAGAGCATCCGCGAGTCGGAAACCAAGGCGGTCATGAAACCCGCCGCCGAGCAGGTTCGCGAACTGGTACAGGCAGGGAAAGTCCGGTACCGCCAGGGAGATCCGTCCGGAGCCTTGGCGTGCTTCGATCACGCGCTCCGGATCGATGCGGAAAACGCCGAGGCCCTCTTCAACGCGGGGATGGTCCGGCTCAAGAACCCGCGGTGGAGGGCCCAGGGGAGCGTTCAGGTGGAGGCCGCCATAGAGAGGGATCCCTTCGCGGTCGCGTACGTGACCGCCTATGCCCAGTTCCTTCTCGAAAACGGCCAGAACCTCCGGGCCCAGAGGCTCCTGGAAACCGCCCTGGAGACGAACCGGGACGACGAGAAGCTCCTGCTCCTGCTGGAAAAGGCCCGGGGAGGCAAGCCCGGCGCGGGATTCTCCCTTTTCGGAAAGAAATAA
- a CDS encoding RodZ domain-containing protein has translation MIREECQAFGQELVRLRKERGVGLDEITRDTKIRRQVIEAFEAGRFEELPPEVFAVGFLRAYAEKLGIPADPLVARYRKILRPAPEPPPVSRRARRGGKGAPWAAATGGFAVLLAGALAASWLMGWWPFEGVGPAPSEAPLTAPTADSAAAATEPSPEPPQEAPSSEALPSASPASPEAGGTEGGETAPGPAPGGMVPMVESDTRDEPPSPQPAVRAPAPEPPIEGDLILVCTEPCWVDLRGDGRRLLRREMAPGERLVFKGSDFRADIGNAAGLQITYRGRAVPLQGRPGQVLKDLRLPIAQDPP, from the coding sequence ATGATTCGGGAGGAGTGCCAGGCATTCGGACAGGAGCTCGTCCGGCTTCGCAAGGAGCGCGGCGTGGGCCTCGACGAGATCACAAGGGACACGAAAATCCGACGGCAGGTGATCGAGGCCTTCGAGGCAGGACGGTTCGAGGAGCTTCCGCCGGAGGTCTTCGCGGTGGGGTTTCTCCGGGCCTACGCGGAGAAGCTCGGGATCCCGGCCGATCCCCTCGTGGCCCGGTATCGGAAGATCCTGCGGCCCGCGCCGGAGCCTCCGCCCGTCTCGCGGCGCGCCCGCCGCGGAGGGAAAGGGGCTCCCTGGGCGGCGGCCACCGGCGGGTTCGCGGTTCTCTTGGCCGGCGCTCTGGCGGCATCGTGGTTGATGGGCTGGTGGCCTTTCGAAGGGGTTGGGCCCGCGCCCTCGGAGGCACCCCTGACGGCCCCGACCGCGGATTCGGCCGCCGCGGCCACCGAACCTTCGCCGGAGCCCCCTCAGGAGGCCCCGTCGTCCGAGGCGCTTCCTTCGGCGTCCCCGGCGTCGCCGGAGGCGGGAGGGACCGAGGGCGGCGAGACCGCGCCCGGACCGGCCCCGGGCGGGATGGTCCCAATGGTGGAGTCGGATACCCGCGACGAGCCTCCCTCGCCGCAGCCGGCAGTCCGCGCGCCCGCCCCGGAACCGCCCATCGAGGGCGACCTGATCCTGGTCTGTACCGAGCCGTGCTGGGTCGACCTGAGGGGTGACGGACGGCGCCTGCTGAGGCGCGAGATGGCTCCGGGAGAGCGGTTGGTCTTCAAGGGTTCCGACTTCCGGGCCGATATCGGGAACGCCGCGGGCCTGCAGATCACGTACCGGGGACGAGCGGTGCCCCTCCAGGGCCGTCCGGGCCAGGTCCTGAAGGACCTCCGGCTCCCGATCGCGCAGGACCCCCCATGA
- a CDS encoding response regulator, which yields MPKKILLADDSVTIQKVVELTFVDGDYQVTSVSNGKLAVQKIQQDRPDILLCDVIMPEMNGYDVAAFVKGNPAYSGIPVILLTGTFEPFDEEKAKASGADMTITKPFDSKMLVEKVEELIQRRMVFESTGAGESAQVFHSRQEFTLEAPPPHDTGPMPQPAPAEPSPFVTAEPEYLLPAEPSPSALEDTATSSDASGPVPVSAGFFEPLENETPGQSAPGAPPAPSAPEAPPPGPFDGVDLGPITEADALSESAFEDVLPPPAPPRSEEVVLPGADLGAPEVEALPDDTTIEEPVTRLPEPEAGAEDWGMPERAASAFEEPFVGELETSQLPAAPEGTAPEVASVEVVHALTDQQEMVSEAHKLLDHHPDFLEEAQRLSLETPDAVESSATVAMAIPPEPVTDAYPSPEEAFEPEGAPVAGEAPAVPMEASTALSEEAEGTELLAAAGTYPVIREAEETSAAGPDLADSLRAAAEDVVPGLVREALEREAPAIVRALVAAAAAEAVGEAISRLVPGAVQEAGRALLAEVLPGEVVRAVGPAAREEVRREVEASVPQAAGRLVAEAVPEAARTAAAELAPSILRDAAGPLVAGSVAQAVSSMAPGAVKEAVDAAVPEAIRAALAENLPGLVREALAQMIPEIAAREIRAQADPVLREVAWEVIPEMAESLIRRRIQELEAEAG from the coding sequence ATGCCAAAGAAAATCCTGCTCGCGGACGACAGTGTCACGATCCAGAAGGTGGTGGAACTCACTTTCGTGGACGGCGATTACCAGGTGACGAGCGTGTCCAACGGGAAACTGGCCGTCCAGAAGATCCAGCAGGACCGCCCCGACATCCTCCTGTGCGACGTCATCATGCCCGAGATGAACGGGTACGACGTGGCCGCCTTCGTCAAGGGCAACCCCGCCTACTCGGGGATCCCGGTCATCCTTCTGACGGGGACCTTCGAGCCTTTCGACGAGGAAAAGGCGAAAGCCTCCGGCGCCGACATGACCATCACCAAGCCCTTCGATTCCAAGATGCTCGTGGAGAAAGTGGAGGAGCTGATCCAGCGCAGGATGGTCTTCGAGTCGACCGGAGCGGGCGAATCCGCCCAGGTGTTCCACAGCCGCCAGGAGTTCACCCTCGAAGCGCCCCCACCGCATGACACGGGCCCCATGCCCCAGCCGGCGCCGGCTGAGCCCTCTCCGTTTGTGACCGCGGAGCCCGAGTACCTCCTTCCCGCCGAGCCGTCGCCGTCGGCCCTCGAAGATACGGCCACATCCTCCGACGCTTCGGGCCCCGTGCCGGTGTCCGCCGGCTTCTTTGAGCCGCTGGAGAACGAGACCCCTGGCCAGAGCGCCCCGGGCGCACCGCCGGCTCCCTCCGCGCCGGAGGCCCCTCCTCCCGGCCCCTTCGATGGAGTGGACCTCGGGCCCATCACCGAGGCCGACGCCCTCTCCGAATCGGCCTTCGAGGATGTCCTGCCGCCGCCCGCCCCGCCGAGGTCCGAAGAAGTGGTCCTCCCGGGCGCCGATCTCGGGGCGCCCGAGGTGGAGGCCCTGCCCGACGACACGACCATCGAGGAGCCCGTGACCCGGCTTCCCGAGCCGGAGGCCGGCGCGGAGGACTGGGGCATGCCCGAGCGGGCCGCATCGGCCTTTGAGGAACCCTTCGTCGGCGAACTGGAGACGTCCCAGCTTCCGGCGGCGCCCGAAGGGACGGCTCCGGAGGTGGCCTCCGTCGAGGTGGTTCACGCGCTGACCGACCAGCAGGAGATGGTGTCGGAGGCGCACAAACTCCTGGACCACCATCCGGACTTCCTGGAAGAGGCGCAGCGCCTCTCACTCGAGACCCCCGACGCGGTGGAGAGTTCGGCGACCGTCGCCATGGCCATCCCGCCCGAGCCCGTCACGGACGCCTATCCGTCTCCGGAGGAAGCCTTCGAGCCCGAGGGAGCCCCCGTCGCCGGGGAGGCGCCCGCGGTCCCGATGGAAGCCTCCACCGCCCTCTCGGAAGAGGCGGAAGGGACCGAATTGCTGGCCGCCGCGGGCACCTACCCGGTGATCCGGGAGGCGGAGGAGACCTCTGCGGCCGGGCCGGACCTCGCCGATTCGCTTCGCGCGGCGGCGGAAGACGTGGTTCCAGGCCTGGTGCGCGAGGCGCTGGAGCGGGAGGCTCCCGCCATCGTCCGAGCCCTGGTGGCCGCCGCGGCGGCGGAAGCTGTCGGAGAGGCCATCTCGCGCCTGGTCCCGGGAGCCGTTCAGGAGGCTGGCCGCGCCCTGCTGGCCGAGGTCCTTCCCGGCGAGGTGGTCCGTGCGGTGGGGCCTGCCGCCCGCGAGGAAGTCCGGCGTGAGGTCGAGGCCAGTGTCCCCCAGGCCGCCGGCCGGCTCGTGGCGGAGGCCGTCCCCGAGGCGGCGCGGACGGCGGCGGCGGAGCTGGCCCCGTCCATCCTGCGGGATGCCGCCGGACCGCTCGTGGCGGGTTCCGTGGCCCAGGCCGTGAGCTCGATGGCGCCTGGAGCGGTGAAAGAGGCGGTGGACGCGGCGGTGCCGGAGGCGATCCGGGCGGCCCTCGCCGAGAACCTGCCCGGCCTGGTCCGCGAGGCTCTGGCGCAAATGATCCCGGAGATCGCCGCCAGGGAGATCCGGGCTCAGGCGGACCCGGTCCTGCGTGAAGTCGCCTGGGAGGTGATTCCCGAGATGGCCGAGTCCCTGATCCGACGGCGCATCCAGGAACTGGAGGCGGAGGCGGGATAG
- the fabG gene encoding 3-oxoacyl-[acyl-carrier-protein] reductase: MARFENRIALVTGGAQGIGLKIAEVLAAEGAFVYAADLNPDALQKAVEGLQSKGLGVEGLLLNVAERASCEAAVERILAQKGRLELLVNNAGITRDSLLMRMKPEDWDSVLAVNLTGAFQLTQLALKPMMAQRFGRIVNIASVVGLMGNPGQANYVASKAGIVGLTKVVARELASRNVTCNAVAPGFIVTAMTEKLSDAQKEQMAALIPMRRFGTAEDVARAVSFLLSEEAAYITGQTLSVNGGMYM; encoded by the coding sequence ATGGCTCGTTTCGAGAACCGGATTGCCCTCGTCACCGGAGGAGCCCAGGGAATCGGTCTGAAGATCGCCGAGGTCCTGGCCGCCGAAGGGGCCTTCGTCTACGCCGCGGACCTGAACCCCGATGCCCTGCAGAAAGCCGTGGAGGGGCTCCAATCGAAGGGGCTGGGGGTGGAAGGCCTTCTCCTCAACGTGGCCGAACGGGCCTCCTGCGAAGCCGCCGTGGAGAGGATCCTCGCGCAGAAGGGACGCCTCGAGCTCCTCGTCAACAACGCCGGGATCACCCGGGACTCCCTGCTCATGCGGATGAAACCCGAGGACTGGGATTCCGTGCTGGCCGTGAACCTGACGGGCGCGTTCCAGCTTACCCAACTCGCCCTGAAACCCATGATGGCCCAACGTTTCGGACGCATCGTGAACATCGCTTCGGTGGTGGGGCTCATGGGCAATCCCGGCCAGGCGAACTATGTGGCCTCCAAGGCGGGGATCGTGGGGCTCACGAAGGTGGTGGCCCGGGAACTGGCCTCCCGGAACGTGACCTGCAACGCCGTGGCCCCCGGGTTCATCGTGACGGCCATGACGGAGAAGCTCTCCGATGCCCAGAAGGAGCAGATGGCCGCCCTCATTCCCATGAGGCGCTTCGGGACCGCCGAGGACGTGGCCCGTGCCGTCTCCTTCCTGCTCAGCGAGGAGGCCGCCTACATCACGGGCCAGACCCTCTCGGTCAACGGCGGGATGTACATGTAG
- the fabD gene encoding ACP S-malonyltransferase, translated as MKIAVVFPGQASQYVGMGKALADCFPAAAATLEEADQALGEPFRRLLWEGPQEALNLTANTQPAVLAVSVAAWRVLRSAVPNLAPAYLAGHSLGEYSAHVAAGTLSFSDALGAVRRRGLYMQEAVPVGEGAMAALMGMEFADVVKACAEAAKDGSVVPANDNAPGQVVIAGRADSVQAAVERAKSLGCRKAVPLPVSAPFHSPLMAKARERLEPVLRAIPFADPSWPVVANVDLTPVRTGEEARDRLLRQVDAPVRWRETMEFMRSQGVDTVVEVGPGTVLSGLAKRVDRNWRMLNVEDPASLDKAVAALI; from the coding sequence ATGAAGATCGCCGTTGTATTTCCGGGCCAGGCATCCCAGTACGTGGGAATGGGCAAGGCGCTCGCGGACTGCTTTCCCGCGGCCGCCGCGACTCTGGAGGAGGCGGACCAGGCCCTGGGTGAGCCGTTCCGCCGCCTGCTCTGGGAGGGCCCGCAGGAGGCCCTGAACCTCACGGCCAACACCCAGCCCGCCGTTCTGGCCGTTTCCGTGGCGGCCTGGCGGGTCCTCCGCTCGGCCGTCCCGAACCTCGCCCCAGCCTATCTGGCCGGGCACTCCCTCGGGGAGTACAGCGCCCACGTCGCCGCCGGCACCCTTTCCTTCTCGGACGCCCTCGGCGCGGTGCGCCGACGGGGCCTCTACATGCAGGAGGCCGTTCCCGTCGGTGAGGGAGCCATGGCCGCCTTGATGGGCATGGAGTTCGCCGATGTCGTGAAGGCTTGCGCCGAGGCCGCGAAGGACGGTTCGGTGGTTCCCGCGAACGACAATGCCCCCGGGCAGGTGGTCATCGCCGGACGCGCCGATTCCGTTCAGGCCGCGGTGGAGAGGGCCAAATCCCTCGGGTGCCGCAAGGCCGTTCCCCTACCCGTGTCCGCCCCCTTCCACTCGCCCCTCATGGCGAAGGCCCGGGAACGCCTCGAGCCGGTTCTTCGCGCGATCCCCTTCGCGGATCCCTCCTGGCCCGTGGTGGCCAACGTGGACCTCACGCCGGTGCGGACAGGAGAGGAGGCGAGGGATCGCCTTCTGCGCCAGGTGGACGCACCCGTCCGCTGGCGCGAGACGATGGAGTTCATGAGGTCCCAGGGTGTCGACACCGTCGTCGAGGTGGGGCCGGGAACGGTCCTCTCTGGCCTCGCCAAACGGGTGGACCGGAACTGGCGTATGCTCAACGTCGAGGATCCGGCGAGCCTGGACAAGGCGGTCGCCGCCCTCATCTAG
- a CDS encoding Stp1/IreP family PP2C-type Ser/Thr phosphatase, giving the protein MQIRSYGTTDVGRKRTNNEDAFAIRPDRGLYVVADGMGGHSSGEVAAQLAVGEILAFFENGTLSEDSTWPYAYDETLSFAANKLLTAVALANEKIQTYAAQHPESRGMGTTVVAVLVNGDRLVVGHVGDSRAYLHSRETFRLLTHDHSWVGEQVRQGFLTEAEAVNHPFRNVITKALGTREQAQADLLDLTLEVGERLLLCSDGLNSMVRDEEIREVLDRGLDLEASCQALVALANERGGEDNVTVVMLERVG; this is encoded by the coding sequence ATGCAGATTCGCTCGTATGGCACCACGGACGTGGGGAGGAAGCGCACGAACAACGAGGATGCCTTCGCGATCCGCCCGGACCGTGGTCTGTACGTGGTTGCGGACGGCATGGGAGGGCATTCCTCCGGAGAGGTGGCCGCCCAGTTGGCGGTGGGGGAAATCCTGGCGTTCTTCGAGAACGGGACGCTTTCGGAGGATTCCACCTGGCCCTACGCCTATGACGAGACCCTCTCCTTCGCCGCGAACAAGCTCCTGACGGCAGTGGCCCTGGCCAACGAGAAGATCCAGACCTACGCGGCCCAGCATCCCGAATCCAGGGGCATGGGCACCACCGTTGTGGCGGTCCTCGTCAACGGCGACCGCCTGGTCGTGGGCCACGTCGGCGACAGCCGGGCCTATCTCCACTCCCGGGAGACCTTCCGGCTCCTCACCCACGACCATTCGTGGGTGGGGGAACAGGTCCGACAGGGGTTCCTGACCGAGGCCGAAGCCGTGAACCATCCCTTCCGCAACGTCATCACGAAGGCCCTCGGCACCCGGGAGCAGGCCCAGGCGGACCTGCTGGATCTCACCCTTGAGGTGGGAGAGCGGCTCCTTCTCTGCTCGGACGGTCTCAACAGCATGGTGAGGGACGAGGAAATCCGCGAAGTCCTCGATCGGGGGCTGGATCTCGAAGCGTCCTGCCAGGCCCTGGTCGCCCTCGCCAACGAGCGCGGCGGGGAGGACAACGTGACCGTCGTCATGCTCGAACGGGTCGGCTGA